The window CAGACAAAGTGCTTACCGCCTGACCACAAAAAACGCCAACAATTGAACCGATCTGTTTGTTATATCAGCCGACGTCAGTCCTTGCGTCGTGAGTGTGAATGGGCGGCCTGCGTCGTTTGCTACCTCATCCAGCAATTAGTGTGAAACGGCTATCGGGAAACTCTTAATACGACCCGCTACTCTACATGGTCCAGTGGCACACGTGTCCCCCTGCCCCATCCACTACCCACGGTGGACATGTCTGCGGCCGATCCATCCCAACAGCCACTGCAGCCACGGCGCCACATACAGCCCTACGACTGCCGCAGGGAGTCGAGGGACCGTGCCTCGGTCAACTAGTCACGAGGCCAGCAGGCTGGAACTCTAGACGCTGCGGTAGATAGCAGATAGCACCGCTGCGGGTGTCGATACGGTTCGTACCAAACGCGTCGAGACACCACTTGCGCCATCCacgacacacatgcacaacCTGCCGTCTGGCGAAACACGCAACCCCTCTCCCCATATCAGAGCGATCGTCCACCTCAAGCACAGCTACGACAGCTCATCGTTCTCCTCCACTGTCTACATAAAACAGAGGCTAGTGACGCACCGGAGATGCAACAGCAGAATACGTGATGTTCAGCGCCAAATTCGAACTTGGCAATGCATCTGACTATCGACCCGGCTGCTACCTGGAACGCACACAGACAATCCCAATCTGTCATGCTGGGGCACACGGAAGCGGCCCTTCATGTGTCACACCCACTACCGAGTGGAAGGCCAATGCACGTCATGCCTAGTGATGGACGAGCCAAACGCCGCATGAGCATTAAGCGGCCAATCGCTGACCATCATGCCATGCAAATATTAGCCATcaagacagaggagcagTCGGGGCCGGAGGCTGCCTACCTCCTCATACTGCATCACCACGGTACAGGCAAATACCGAGCATGGTCCCGCGGAGCATAGCTGGCGACAGCGTACTCGCCCTTTCCCCGACCACTTCTGCACCTCTCCGCCCCATATCCACGCGACTCTCGTATGCAGCCGCATGTGGAGCGGTGGCTCCCAGCGCCTTGCTCCAACTCGTTTCATATTCGATTCCCGAACACGGGTGCCTCCCTTCTGATTCACACGTAAACAGACGGAATAGAGCTTCGCCAGAGACTGGACCTCCACCTAACTATCCCTAGTTCAGTTCGCTGAACAGACGAACCATCGCACAAACGCGCTCCCAGCCAATGAAAATCAGCCAGACAGGAGTACCGGACCGCTGGCGGAGCAGGCGCCAACAAACGTCCAACAGCATCCCGCGTACCGAGCGTCAGGCAAATCCAGCAGCACTTGCATCCCAAGCACGGACACACTCCTCTaccacatacacacatccTTCTGGTTCAGGACCCAACCTCACCTGATGCCCTTCACCTTCGCCAGCGCCCTCCTGTTTGCTAGACCCTAAAACAAGCGAGATGCGACAACGGGCCGCCAGAAGCAGGACGCATTGGCAGATTTGAGCCGGCCGCGCTGCGCCCCAGAATACCTCCCACTTCTGTGATTCAGCCGCACGCCACACACAGACCGGAACACAAGACCCTCACCGGCACTGCCACTACGCCTCATTCACTACGTCGTCTGCTCCATTCCCTACAGAATGCCAGCGCAGTGCCCCAGTTCTCCCCATCTACCTTCTACCGCACTGATCGTCACCGCGTCCAGCCCTCAGACAAAGTGCTTACCGCCTGACCACAAAAAACGCCAACAATTGAACCGATCTGTTTGTTATATCAGCCGACGTCAGTCCTTGCGTCGTGAGTGTGAATGGGCAGCGGCGTCGTTTGCTACCTCATCCAGCAATTAGTGTGAAACGGCTATCGGGAAACTCTTAATACGACCCGCTACTCTACATGGTCCAGTGGCACACGTGTCCCCCTGCCCCATCCACTACCCACGGTGGACATGCCTGCGGCCAATCCATCCCAACAGCCACTGCAGCCACGGCGCCACATACAGCCCTACGACTGCCGTAGGGAGTCGAGAGACCGGTGTCTTGGTGGAGCAGCGATGAGGCCACTGTATTGCAACTGGGTGTTTCGGTACAAATCACCGACGTGAGAATCCATGCACCTGATGTTAATGTTGAATGCATCGAGAGACAGCCGATGCCATCCGAGCGAGGGAAAAACCCGGTGTGGCGGAACGGATAGGCAGCGTCCATAGGTCACTGTGACCACACACGTCAAGCAGTACCAGGACGAACCGCGGTTCTCCTCTGCTGTGTATTTAACAGCAACTAGAAGCCGCGCAGTGGGCACACGCTGAGACTACCCCCGCGCTCCTGCGTGGATGGGAACCTGAGAACAACTCTACATCCGAGACTATAAGTATACTATTTTGCGTGCTCGAAAAAACCCAGGGACTACGCAGGTACATCAAACGTGGCAGTTTGTCACTCCTTTGCTGACGCACTAAAAAACAAATTACATACCTGCCTACGAGCGCGACAGCcacaaaacgaaaaaacCACGGATGCGCCACCCGACAAACAAACACGCAGCCGGCCTCCACAACACGTACATCCACAACGCGCTCCACCAATATGAGTCGCGTCCATTCTCTGcacgtctcctcctcctcgccgccAACTCCCCACAGACCACCCCTCATGCAAACCAAACCTGACCCACTGGAAACACAACGCAACAGCCGCCCACCAGATCCATCCGTCGTCCGCAGGGTACTCACCGACTGTtcacaaagaaaacacaccAAACACAGTGGCGAGTCAAATCGTCCTCAACCCTGTCACCACCCACGCCTTCCCACGTACTTCCGACGCATTCCGCAAGCCGCGACCCCCCTCACCGCCATCACGCGACACCGGTTTGTGGCCGGGACACCGTCGCCCCGGCATTAGGCTCTCGCGCCGCTCCTGGATCACCTCCGCCGCCTCAACAGAGTCGtcgtgtcttcgcttcccacTCGGAGACTCAAGTCCGCACCCGCGCCCCGTGGATGGATGGACGACTAGCGGATCGACCGCCCGCGAACGCAGATAAACAGTACGCAGAACGTGCACCCGCCGTCCGACGATACACGCGACACCTGAGCCAAGCCGCCAAAACGCGACAACCAGTCGCACCACGATCCCCGACATCGACTCCAGCGACACCCTACTCAGGACGATGCCCCTCGTGTAACTCCCGATTCACCCTCCGAACCCGTCGACCAATCGTCGTGGCCACTCGCCACGTCCCCCGACATCCTCAGACACGAGTAGCACATCGCACCGCTGCCTCCCGTCACAGTCTCGCGTACCGGCTCCACCTGTCGCAGACGCCACGACGTCGCCTCAAACGTAGGAGGGCCAGCCAGCTCGTGCCGCCGCCAATGCGTACCTGCGACCTCCGACGTCGTTCCCTGGCACTCCTTCGCACCTCATGTCTGCACAGTGCATTCGCCTCCCGATTTAGAAGAAGCCCCCCGACCTCCACATACCTCACGACCACATCTGCCTTCACTCCCATGTGCCGCGTCCATTCTCTGcacgtctcctcctcctcgccgccAACTCCCCACAGACCACCCCTCAGGCAAACCAAACCTGACCCACTGGAGACACAACGCGACAGCCGCCCGCCAGATCCATCCGTCGTCCGCAGGGTACTCACCGACTGCtcacaaagaaaacacaccAAACACAGTGACGAGTCAAATCGTCCTCA of the Toxoplasma gondii ME49 unplaced genomic scaffold asmbl.1912, whole genome shotgun sequence genome contains:
- a CDS encoding hypothetical protein (encoded by transcript TGME49_329500), whose product is MSRVHSLHVSSSSPPTPHRPPLMQTKPDPLETQRNSRPPDPSPRPPSPPSRDTGLWPGHRRPGIRLSRRSWITSAASTESQAAKTRQPVAPRSPTSTPATPYSGRCPSCNSRFTLRTRRPIVVATRHVPRHPQTRVAHRTAASRHSLAYRLHLSQTPRRRLKRRRASQLVPPPMRTCDLRRRSLALLRTSCLHSAFASRFRRSPPTSTYLTTTSAFTPMCRVHSLHVSSSSPPTPHRPPLRQTKPDPLETQRDSRPPDPSVVRRVLTDCSQRKHTKHSDESNRPQPCHHPRLPTYFRRIPQAATPLTAITRHRSVAGTPSPRH